In the Silurus meridionalis isolate SWU-2019-XX chromosome 6, ASM1480568v1, whole genome shotgun sequence genome, one interval contains:
- the lypla1 gene encoding acyl-protein thioesterase 1, whose protein sequence is MCGNNMSAPLPAIVPAARKATAAVIFLHGLGDTGHGWAEAMAGIRTPHVKYICPHAPVMPVTLNMNMAMPSWFDIIGLGPNAEEDETGIKKAAESINALIDQEVKNGIPSHRIVLGGFSQGGALSLYTALKSQRMLAGVVALSCWLPLRNSLSKSVIGANKEIPVLQCHGEADPLVPLIFGCLTVEKLKTILNPNSITFKTYPGMPHSACPEEMMDIKQFIEKQLPPID, encoded by the exons ATGTGCGGTAATAACATGTCCGCGCCGCTCCCTGCCATAGTGCCAGCCGCCCGCAAAGCTACAGCGGcg GTAATCTTTCTCCATGGCTTAGGAGATACAGG GCATGGCTGGGCTGAAGCTATGGCTGGAATCCGGACACCTCATGTCAAGTATATTTGCCCCCATGC ACCAGTCATGCCAGTTACCCTCAACATGAACATGGCAATGCCTTCTTG GTTTGATATCATTGGGTTGGGTCCGAATGCAGAGGAGGATGAGACTGGGATAAAAAAAGCTGCAGAAAGCA TCAATGCTTTGATTGATCAGGAAGTAAAGAATGGCATTCCATCTCATCGCATTGTATTAGGTGGCTTTTCTCAG ggtggTGCACTGTCTCTTTATACAGCTCTAAAAAGTCAGCGGATGCTTGCAGGGGTTGTTGCTCTGAGCTGTTGGTTGCCTCTCAGGAACTCCCTCTCGAAG TCAGTGATTGGTGCTAATAAGGAAATACCAGTGCTGCAATGTCATGGTGAGGCAGATCCTCTGGTTCCACTGATATTTGGGTGTCTTACTGTGGAAAAACTCAAGACAATACTGAATCCCAACAGCATCACTTTCAAAACATATCCCGGGATGCCCCACAGCGCCTGCCCAGAG GAAATGATGGATATAAAACAATTCATTGAGAAGCAGCTGCCTCCGATAGACTAA
- the LOC124387885 gene encoding regulator of G-protein signaling 20, producing the protein MGSEGAEMGKCPEQDTGNAVQTHITPSSKDLQDNVNRYTLGWLNAPPNACCFCWCCCCSCSCLTVRASKAEKIQETIQEKQNEATAEEPAGLTLEEATSWAKSFEHLIKSPNGRSNFRQFLKSEFSEENLLFWLACEELKKETNRTVVEQTVKQIYEDYVSVLSPREVSLDSRAREVISKNMMDPSSQTFDEAQQQIYTLMQRDSYPRYMNSIVYADLIVSLESTKTAEES; encoded by the exons ATGGGGTCTGAGGGGGCGGAGATGGGGAAATGTCCAGAACAGGACACTGGAAATGCTGTCCAGACGCATATCACTCCTTCCAGCAAAGATTTACAGGACAATGTAAACAGGTACACTCTTGGCTGGCTGAACGCTCCACCAAATGCTTGCTGCTTCTGCTGGTGCTGTTGCTGTAGCTGCTCCTG TCTTACAGTAAGAGCTTCGAAGGCAGAGAAGATTCAAGAGACGATACAAGAAAAGCAAAACGAAGCTACAGCTGAGGAACC AGCTGGTCTGACACTAGAGGAGGCCACTTCGTGGGCAAAATCATTCGAGCACTTGATTAAGAGCCCGAATGGCCGGTCTAATTTCCGCCAATTCCTCAAGAGTGAGTTCAGTGAGGAGAACCTGTTGTTCTGGCTGGCCTGTGAGGAGCTGAAGAAGGAGACCAACAGAACTGTGGTGGAACAGACTGTTAAGCAAATATATGAGGATTATGTCTCTGTGCTGTCACCTAGAGAG GTGAGTTTGGATTCCCGTGCACGCGAGGTGATTAGCAAGAACATGATGGATCCGTCTTCGCAAACCTTTGATGAGGCACAGCAGCAAATATATACACTCATGCAACGAGACTCATACCCACGTTACATGAACTCCATCGTTTATGCAGATCTTATTGTAAGTTTGGAATCAACTAAAACAGCGGAGGAGTcctaa